In one window of Nitrospira sp. DNA:
- a CDS encoding cation:proton antiporter: MEEIFTVAFLWLALAVFSTLIAYHLRVSVALIEICVGVGVAAAFSAFELQDILLPNADWVRFLASFGAVVLTFLAGAELDPLALRSKLTEVSVVGMVGFAAPFLGCAAVAYYVLGWDAQASWLCGVALSTTSMAVVYAVMLETGFNNTEYGKGILGACFINDLGTVIVLGLIFSPFTYKSMVFIFVSALALAALPTATAWLTRHLAFRTAAIRTKWVMLVLLGLGSLALWSGSEAVLPAYIAGMVLAGSAAKDTHWIRRMRTLTVGFLTPFYFIRAGTLVSLPALVSAPLVFLALLAGKVVSKIFGLYPIIGVFRDDRNERWYYTLMMSTGLTFGTISSLYGLAHGIVTQEQYSFLVAAIIASAVVPTLIASRMFVPLHLLPRDEKQGKAPKQINGLSDEG; encoded by the coding sequence ATGGAAGAGATCTTCACCGTTGCCTTCCTGTGGCTCGCCCTCGCCGTTTTCTCGACACTCATCGCCTACCACCTCCGGGTATCTGTCGCGCTAATCGAAATTTGTGTGGGTGTCGGCGTTGCTGCCGCCTTCAGCGCATTCGAACTTCAAGACATCCTCCTGCCGAATGCTGATTGGGTCCGATTCTTGGCCTCTTTTGGGGCGGTCGTGCTGACGTTTCTCGCGGGTGCGGAGCTCGACCCGCTGGCTCTTCGGTCAAAACTGACTGAAGTCAGTGTAGTGGGAATGGTAGGTTTTGCTGCGCCGTTCCTCGGCTGTGCAGCGGTGGCCTATTATGTGCTGGGGTGGGATGCCCAAGCGAGCTGGCTCTGCGGCGTCGCCCTCTCCACCACGTCCATGGCTGTCGTGTATGCAGTCATGCTGGAGACGGGATTCAATAACACTGAGTACGGCAAAGGGATTCTCGGGGCCTGTTTCATCAACGATCTGGGAACAGTGATTGTCCTTGGGCTCATCTTCTCTCCCTTCACGTATAAATCGATGGTCTTTATTTTCGTCAGTGCCCTCGCCCTGGCGGCATTGCCGACGGCCACCGCTTGGCTCACGCGCCATTTGGCCTTTCGAACGGCTGCCATTCGGACGAAATGGGTGATGCTGGTCCTTCTTGGACTCGGTTCGCTGGCCTTATGGTCTGGCAGCGAAGCGGTGCTTCCCGCGTATATCGCGGGCATGGTCTTGGCTGGAAGCGCCGCAAAGGATACGCACTGGATTCGCCGGATGCGTACGCTGACGGTTGGATTTTTGACCCCTTTCTATTTCATTCGTGCCGGCACGCTTGTCTCCTTGCCGGCATTAGTGTCTGCTCCACTCGTATTCCTTGCGTTGCTGGCAGGGAAGGTCGTTTCCAAAATCTTTGGGCTCTATCCAATTATCGGTGTGTTTAGAGATGATCGAAACGAGCGATGGTATTACACCCTGATGATGTCCACAGGGCTGACCTTCGGCACGATTTCATCGCTTTATGGGCTCGCCCATGGCATTGTTACGCAGGAGCAGTATTCGTTTCTGGTCGCGGCCATCATTGCCAGTGCCGTGGTTCCCACGCTGATCGCAAGTCGGATGTTTGTTCCGCTGCATCTCTTGCCACGTGATGAGAAACAAGGGAAAGCCCCGAAGCAGATCAATGGATTGAGCGACGAGGGATAG
- a CDS encoding sulfite exporter TauE/SafE family protein, giving the protein MLPAIAGGAVIGILGGLIGLGGAEFRLPFLISYFRFAPLESVILNKAISLVVVASAFLFRGWIIPFGSIADAWPIITNLLAGSLVGAWVGAGVATRLDSTTLRRVIAVMLVGIACVLLFAHSPSLSVVSTPIGVAQAIAGVFLGFLIGIVASILGVAGGELLIPTLVLLFDVDIRLAGSLSLAVSLPTMLTGLTRYSRSQSFLVIGKNREFVFAMVVGSLTGTFIGANLLGIVPQSVLLPALAAILVISAIKTWGHSK; this is encoded by the coding sequence ATGCTGCCCGCAATTGCAGGGGGAGCAGTTATTGGCATATTGGGTGGCCTGATCGGATTGGGTGGCGCTGAATTCAGATTGCCGTTTCTGATCAGCTATTTCCGCTTTGCGCCATTAGAGTCTGTCATTCTGAACAAGGCAATCAGTCTGGTAGTTGTTGCGTCAGCGTTCTTGTTCCGAGGCTGGATCATTCCGTTCGGATCGATTGCGGACGCCTGGCCTATCATCACAAACCTTTTAGCTGGCAGTCTCGTGGGTGCCTGGGTTGGAGCAGGCGTCGCGACTCGCCTCGATTCCACAACTCTTCGCCGCGTGATTGCTGTTATGCTGGTTGGAATCGCCTGTGTCCTCCTATTCGCTCATTCCCCCTCGCTATCTGTCGTTTCAACACCAATTGGGGTGGCGCAAGCCATCGCGGGTGTATTCCTCGGCTTTCTCATCGGAATCGTGGCATCAATTCTGGGTGTTGCAGGCGGTGAATTGCTCATTCCTACGCTTGTCCTACTGTTTGATGTGGACATCAGGTTAGCGGGCAGTCTGTCACTAGCCGTCAGTTTGCCGACCATGTTGACCGGGCTCACTCGCTATAGTCGCTCTCAGAGTTTTCTTGTTATTGGCAAGAATCGCGAATTTGTATTCGCAATGGTCGTGGGTTCCCTTACCGGCACCTTCATTGGAGCAAACCTGTTGGGGATTGTTCCCCAATCAGTTTTACTACCGGCCCTTGCTGCGATTCTCGTCATTTCCGCAATAAAAACGTGGGGGCATTCGAAATAG
- a CDS encoding ABC-F family ATP-binding cassette domain-containing protein: MAPNILLSCESISKSYGVRALFTDLSLALSDGDHVGLIGPNGSGKSTLLKILVGLESPDEGTRTLRRHTRVGYVPQEPLFPPHHNIEQVLQDTLTEDGLDPHEQGGRIARALSIGTFPDPEQAVSTLSGGWRKRLAITQALLLEPDVLLMDEPTNHLDLEGIIWLEHLLKNRAKAFLVISHDRRFLESVTSRMVELNRCYPEGRFEARGCYSDFLEQRDAALQAQADYQASLANRVRREVEWLRRGPKARTTKAKGRIQSAGKLIDELNQAESRSAQSTIGIDFSASGRKSKQLVVAEQVSKSFNGTPVVTNLDLLLGPGQRLGLLGPNGSGKSTLLRLLAGTLEPDSGTITRADALRIVSFEQHRESLDQSTSLRRALAPSGDAVVYQDRSIHLASWAKRFLFRPEQLDLPVSKLSGGEQARLLIARLMLQPADLLILDEPTNDLDIPTLEVLEDSLLEFPGALVLVTHDRWLLDRVSTILLALDGKGGVDWFADYAQWESAQERAGGSAPEPKSDGRAAVQDENASATPARKPKKMSYREQKEWGTIEESILKAEEEVTACQAAIQDPAVVSNAAALQARSQALVAAQAEVERLYARWAELDEKRAQTVQSS; encoded by the coding sequence ATGGCCCCGAACATTCTGTTGAGTTGCGAATCGATCAGCAAAAGCTATGGGGTCAGAGCCCTGTTTACAGATCTCTCCCTGGCCCTCTCCGACGGCGATCATGTGGGATTGATCGGTCCCAACGGGTCCGGCAAATCGACCTTGCTCAAGATCCTCGTGGGACTCGAATCCCCGGATGAAGGCACGCGCACCCTGCGGCGGCATACACGTGTCGGCTATGTTCCGCAAGAACCCCTGTTTCCCCCGCATCACAACATTGAACAGGTGCTGCAAGACACGTTGACGGAAGACGGCCTTGATCCTCACGAGCAGGGTGGCCGGATCGCCAGGGCTCTCAGCATCGGAACCTTTCCCGACCCGGAACAGGCCGTTTCCACACTCTCCGGAGGCTGGCGTAAGCGATTGGCGATCACCCAGGCCTTGCTGCTCGAGCCGGATGTCCTGCTCATGGACGAGCCAACGAACCATTTGGACCTGGAAGGCATTATCTGGCTGGAGCACCTGCTGAAGAATCGCGCCAAAGCCTTTCTTGTGATCAGCCACGATCGCCGGTTCCTCGAATCGGTGACCTCTCGCATGGTAGAACTCAACCGTTGTTACCCCGAAGGCCGGTTTGAAGCCCGCGGCTGCTATAGCGACTTCCTCGAACAGCGCGATGCCGCCCTTCAAGCGCAAGCCGACTACCAGGCCTCGTTAGCCAATCGCGTCCGCCGTGAAGTGGAATGGTTGCGCCGCGGCCCCAAGGCCCGCACGACCAAAGCCAAGGGCCGGATCCAATCAGCGGGCAAGCTCATCGACGAATTGAACCAGGCCGAATCCCGCTCGGCGCAGTCGACCATCGGCATCGACTTTTCCGCCTCGGGCCGAAAATCCAAACAACTCGTGGTCGCGGAGCAGGTCAGCAAAAGCTTCAACGGGACGCCCGTCGTCACCAATCTCGACCTGCTCCTCGGACCCGGCCAACGGCTTGGACTCCTTGGTCCGAACGGCAGCGGTAAATCCACCCTGCTGCGGTTACTAGCCGGGACGCTGGAGCCGGATTCCGGCACCATCACGCGAGCCGACGCGCTGCGCATCGTCTCATTTGAGCAACATCGAGAGTCCCTGGATCAATCCACGAGCTTGCGACGCGCACTGGCCCCGTCGGGCGATGCCGTCGTCTACCAGGATCGTTCGATTCACCTGGCCTCGTGGGCGAAACGCTTTCTCTTCCGTCCCGAACAGCTGGATCTCCCCGTGTCAAAGCTCTCCGGTGGTGAACAGGCACGGCTCCTCATCGCCCGACTCATGCTGCAACCCGCAGACCTGCTCATTCTCGATGAGCCGACCAACGACCTGGATATTCCAACCCTCGAAGTGCTGGAGGACAGCCTGCTGGAATTCCCCGGTGCGCTCGTGCTGGTGACCCATGATCGGTGGTTGCTGGATCGCGTTTCGACCATCCTGCTGGCGTTGGATGGGAAAGGCGGCGTGGACTGGTTTGCCGACTATGCCCAGTGGGAAAGTGCGCAGGAGCGGGCCGGTGGATCCGCCCCGGAGCCGAAGAGTGACGGGCGTGCTGCCGTCCAGGATGAGAACGCCTCGGCAACTCCCGCTCGCAAACCCAAAAAGATGAGTTATCGCGAACAGAAGGAATGGGGCACGATCGAAGAGAGCATCCTCAAAGCCGAAGAAGAGGTCACAGCCTGCCAAGCCGCGATACAGGACCCGGCCGTAGTGTCGAATGCCGCAGCGCTCCAGGCACGAAGCCAGGCATTGGTGGCAGCCCAAGCTGAGGTGGAACGGCTCTATGCCCGCTGGGCCGAACTGGATGAAAAACGTGCGCAGACCGTGCAGAGTTCGTGA
- a CDS encoding glutamine--tRNA ligase/YqeY domain fusion protein, whose translation MSTTPEPPTRSDFIREIVAADRAAGKHAGRVVTRFPPEPNGYLHIGHAKSICLNFGIAKENPGGMCHLRMDDTNPTTEDPEYVQAIQDDVRWLGFDWQDKMFFASDYFERLYDYAVGLIQKGLAYVDSLTADDMRKYRGTLTEPGQASPFRTRSIEENLDLFRRMRAGEFPDGTHVLRAKIDMASPNINLRDPVLYRIRHVAHYRTGTAWCIYPAYDFAHPLSDAMEGITHSICTLEFEDHRPLYDWVVEHCGTTQRPQQIEFARLNVTFTVMSKRKLLDLVERKLVNGWDDPRLPTLKGLRRRGFTPEALRAFCDAIGVAKRDAVVEMQLLEHFVREDLNKRAPRVMAVLRPLRLVIENYPEGQVEQLEAVNNPEDPSAGTRQVPFSRTLYIDQEDFREDPPKQFFRLSPGREVRLRYAYIITCVGVVKDPTTGEVTELRCTYDPETKSGGAQAQRKVKATIHWVSASHAVDAEVRLYESLMLTDPGKIPADQDWTQHLNPHSLERLPTCKVEPSLASIAPGTRVQFERVGYFCADPDSSPDKLVFNRTVTLKDTWAKIEKAQTPR comes from the coding sequence ATGTCCACCACGCCAGAACCACCGACACGCTCAGACTTCATCCGCGAGATTGTCGCGGCCGACCGTGCCGCCGGAAAGCATGCCGGCCGGGTCGTTACCCGCTTTCCGCCGGAGCCGAACGGGTATCTCCATATCGGCCATGCCAAGTCGATTTGCCTCAACTTCGGCATCGCCAAGGAAAATCCAGGCGGCATGTGCCATCTCCGCATGGACGATACCAACCCAACCACGGAAGACCCTGAATACGTGCAGGCCATTCAAGACGATGTCCGCTGGCTCGGTTTCGACTGGCAGGACAAGATGTTCTTCGCGTCCGATTACTTTGAACGTCTCTACGATTACGCCGTGGGCCTGATTCAGAAAGGTCTCGCATACGTCGACAGCCTCACGGCCGACGACATGCGCAAATACCGCGGAACCCTGACCGAGCCGGGACAAGCCAGTCCATTCCGCACCCGGAGCATCGAAGAAAACCTGGATCTGTTTCGGCGGATGCGTGCCGGCGAATTTCCCGACGGGACCCACGTGCTGCGGGCGAAGATCGACATGGCTTCGCCGAACATCAATCTCCGCGATCCCGTGCTCTACCGAATCAGACACGTGGCCCATTACCGCACCGGCACAGCCTGGTGTATCTATCCGGCCTACGACTTTGCGCACCCCCTCTCCGACGCGATGGAAGGCATCACCCATTCGATCTGCACGCTGGAATTTGAAGACCACCGGCCGCTGTATGACTGGGTGGTCGAACACTGCGGCACTACACAGCGGCCGCAGCAGATCGAGTTCGCCCGGCTCAACGTCACCTTCACCGTCATGAGCAAACGAAAATTGCTCGATCTGGTGGAACGCAAACTGGTGAACGGTTGGGACGATCCTCGTCTCCCCACACTGAAAGGCCTCCGCCGCCGCGGGTTCACCCCCGAGGCATTGCGCGCCTTTTGCGACGCCATCGGTGTCGCGAAACGGGATGCCGTGGTCGAGATGCAGCTCCTTGAACACTTCGTCCGGGAAGACCTGAACAAACGCGCGCCCCGCGTGATGGCGGTGCTTCGCCCCCTGCGCCTGGTCATCGAGAATTACCCGGAGGGACAGGTCGAGCAACTCGAAGCCGTCAACAACCCGGAAGACCCTTCAGCCGGGACACGTCAGGTGCCCTTCTCACGCACCCTCTATATCGACCAGGAAGATTTCCGAGAAGATCCGCCGAAGCAGTTCTTTCGCCTTTCCCCGGGGCGCGAGGTGCGCCTGCGGTATGCCTACATCATCACCTGTGTCGGGGTGGTGAAGGATCCGACCACGGGCGAGGTTACGGAGCTGCGCTGCACCTATGACCCTGAAACCAAGAGCGGCGGCGCGCAGGCGCAACGGAAGGTGAAGGCCACGATCCATTGGGTATCAGCCTCACACGCCGTCGATGCGGAAGTCCGGCTCTACGAGAGCCTCATGCTCACGGACCCGGGGAAAATTCCCGCCGATCAGGACTGGACCCAGCACCTGAATCCTCATTCGCTGGAACGACTGCCGACTTGCAAGGTAGAGCCCAGCCTGGCCTCGATCGCCCCCGGCACGAGAGTACAATTCGAGCGTGTGGGATACTTCTGTGCCGACCCCGATTCGTCACCCGACAAGCTGGTGTTCAATCGGACCGTCACACTCAAAGACACCTGGGCCAAGATCGAGAAAGCTCAGACCCCGCGCTGA
- a CDS encoding helix-turn-helix domain-containing protein: MVSTKLITIREAAERLGLKESTIRKYILKRQIAYVKPSVRAVRIPIEELERILSAGLRPVIPQVEGAR; this comes from the coding sequence ATGGTCAGTACAAAATTGATCACCATTCGAGAAGCGGCGGAACGCTTAGGACTCAAAGAAAGCACGATCAGGAAATACATCCTGAAACGGCAGATTGCCTATGTGAAGCCGTCGGTGCGTGCCGTGCGGATTCCCATTGAGGAACTGGAGCGGATTCTGTCTGCGGGTCTGAGGCCGGTGATTCCTCAGGTGGAAGGTGCCCGATGA
- a CDS encoding YnfA family protein — translation MRLVDSIVLFLVAGLFEIGGGYLVWQWWRGGSHWSLGLIGALVLILYGVVPTYQAAHFGRVYAAYGGWFIVLSILWGWAVDHTTPDSYDVVGAAFCLLGVAIMMYAPR, via the coding sequence ATGCGTTTAGTTGATTCCATTGTCCTGTTCCTCGTCGCAGGATTGTTTGAAATTGGAGGCGGCTATTTAGTCTGGCAATGGTGGCGCGGGGGCAGTCACTGGAGTCTCGGGCTGATCGGTGCCTTGGTATTGATCCTCTATGGGGTTGTGCCCACGTATCAAGCCGCACACTTTGGCCGCGTCTATGCAGCGTATGGAGGTTGGTTTATTGTGTTATCCATCCTCTGGGGCTGGGCCGTCGATCATACAACTCCTGACTCCTACGATGTGGTGGGTGCCGCATTTTGTTTGCTAGGTGTTGCGATCATGATGTATGCGCCACGATGA
- a CDS encoding site-specific integrase — protein sequence MARKEGKDRGITQRKGRDGWWVRLYANGREHWHRCDTKSQAKALYGRLKADIREGKYFPEKFSSGKDITLRAWVNRCLEGSTNRGIENERRYGRRWSLLLGKRLITEISTEDLRRVQAKMRTRLRPRLTNAPKDSAPERQWSDATINRHFTFLRHVLMLAVKDGKLTRNPVSSVKFLPEVRRTRFLSDEELIQLEQIMPPAAWKLVAFAIETGMRREEQFQLRWDQIDLEAGVATIPLPKGGKTRHVPLSEGAKDILRSLDSFVRSPWVFPSPKFPLQSWNPQSFVNHFYSPYLQKVGIQGVCWHTLRHTAASRRVMAGVDLVSVKEILGHRDIQTTLRYSHLSPGHLQEAVNRGSLTRTVTKTVTRPTAHKSNRDLEGSQVTEIVEG from the coding sequence GTGGCAAGAAAAGAAGGCAAGGATAGAGGCATCACCCAGCGGAAAGGCCGCGACGGGTGGTGGGTGCGTTTGTATGCCAACGGACGGGAGCACTGGCATCGCTGTGATACGAAATCCCAGGCCAAAGCCTTGTATGGACGGCTGAAGGCAGATATTCGAGAGGGCAAATATTTTCCGGAGAAATTTTCTTCAGGAAAGGACATTACCTTACGAGCGTGGGTGAACCGCTGCCTGGAGGGGTCTACGAATCGAGGCATTGAAAATGAGCGGCGTTACGGTCGCCGCTGGTCGCTCCTCTTAGGAAAGCGTTTGATTACCGAAATCTCGACAGAGGACTTGCGGCGCGTCCAAGCAAAGATGAGGACAAGGCTACGACCACGTCTTACGAATGCGCCAAAGGATTCCGCGCCGGAACGCCAGTGGAGTGACGCGACCATCAACCGGCATTTCACGTTCCTCCGTCATGTCCTGATGCTGGCTGTTAAAGATGGCAAACTGACCCGCAATCCGGTGTCGTCTGTAAAATTCTTGCCGGAAGTCCGGCGCACCCGGTTTCTCAGTGATGAGGAATTGATTCAACTGGAGCAGATCATGCCTCCCGCCGCCTGGAAGCTGGTGGCGTTTGCTATTGAAACCGGCATGAGACGGGAGGAACAGTTTCAACTGAGGTGGGATCAGATCGACCTGGAAGCAGGTGTAGCCACCATTCCCCTGCCCAAAGGTGGGAAAACCCGTCATGTGCCTCTCAGCGAGGGCGCAAAGGATATCCTGCGGTCTCTGGATTCATTCGTACGGTCTCCCTGGGTCTTCCCTAGCCCCAAGTTTCCGCTACAATCCTGGAACCCCCAAAGCTTCGTGAACCACTTCTATTCGCCCTATTTGCAAAAAGTCGGCATACAGGGGGTTTGTTGGCACACGTTGAGGCACACTGCAGCCAGTCGTCGGGTTATGGCCGGGGTCGATTTAGTCTCGGTCAAAGAGATCCTTGGACACAGGGATATTCAGACGACGCTCCGATATTCCCATTTATCTCCTGGTCACCTGCAAGAGGCAGTAAACCGGGGGAGTCTAACTCGAACCGTGACCAAAACCGTGACCAGGCCCACGGCTCACAAATCGAATCGGGACCTGGAAGGCTCGCAAGTTACTGAAATTGTGGAGGGATAA